In a genomic window of uncultured Flavobacterium sp.:
- a CDS encoding NADP-dependent glyceraldehyde-3-phosphate dehydrogenase, which translates to MSLIPEEFQIKTLINQDTYLVNGELKQWTGQTTPVFSTISSTEKYTPTLLGSIPFMAEKEAAEVVEAANAAYNKGQGLWPTMKVVDRIKCMENFVRQMKETREEVVKLLMWEIGKNLGDSQKEFDRTVEYIQDTIDSYKELNGRSAHFEKVQGVNAMIRRGPLGVVLCLGPYNYPLNETFSLLIPALIMGNTVIFKPAKHGVLCISPLLEAFRSSFPKGVINIVYGRGREVASPIMKSGKIDVLALIGNSKSAIALQDQHPNKNRLRLILGLEAKNPAIILPDADLDLAIQECIAGTLSFNGQRCTALKVLYVHESIAEEFNKRFSEKVDALVFGNPWEKGASLTPLPETDKPAYIQGLIDDATHKGAKILNEKGGKHTENYIFPAVLYPVDKSMRVYHEEQFGPVVPIISFKDINEPLEDMAESNYGQQVSLFGKDIKTLAPLIDALVNLVCRVNLNSSCQRGPDAFPFTGRKDSAVGTLSIPDALRSFSIRTFVASKDIAYNNEILQELLNSKESNFINTDYIL; encoded by the coding sequence ATGAGTTTAATACCCGAAGAATTTCAAATCAAAACCCTTATAAATCAAGATACTTATCTTGTAAACGGAGAATTAAAACAATGGACAGGGCAAACCACACCTGTTTTTTCTACAATTTCATCTACAGAAAAATATACACCAACTTTATTAGGATCGATTCCGTTTATGGCAGAGAAAGAAGCTGCCGAAGTTGTTGAAGCTGCAAACGCTGCTTATAATAAAGGACAAGGTTTATGGCCAACCATGAAAGTGGTTGATCGTATTAAATGTATGGAAAACTTCGTAAGACAAATGAAGGAAACCCGTGAGGAAGTTGTGAAACTTTTGATGTGGGAAATTGGAAAAAACCTTGGCGATTCTCAAAAAGAATTTGACAGAACTGTAGAATATATTCAGGATACTATTGATAGTTATAAAGAATTAAACGGACGCAGCGCGCATTTTGAGAAAGTGCAAGGTGTAAATGCGATGATTCGCCGTGGACCTCTTGGAGTTGTATTGTGTCTTGGACCTTACAATTATCCTCTTAATGAAACTTTCTCATTGTTGATTCCGGCTTTAATTATGGGAAATACTGTGATTTTTAAACCTGCAAAACATGGTGTTTTATGTATTTCGCCATTGTTGGAAGCGTTTAGAAGCAGTTTTCCAAAAGGTGTTATCAATATTGTTTACGGAAGAGGACGCGAAGTGGCTTCTCCAATTATGAAATCTGGAAAAATTGATGTTTTAGCATTAATCGGAAACAGTAAATCTGCGATTGCGTTGCAGGATCAACATCCAAACAAAAACAGATTGCGTTTGATTTTAGGTTTGGAAGCAAAAAATCCAGCAATTATTTTACCAGACGCCGATTTAGATTTGGCAATTCAGGAATGTATTGCAGGAACTTTGTCTTTTAATGGTCAACGTTGTACAGCTTTAAAAGTACTTTATGTTCATGAGTCGATTGCTGAAGAATTTAATAAACGTTTCTCTGAAAAAGTAGATGCGTTGGTATTTGGAAATCCTTGGGAAAAAGGAGCTTCGTTAACGCCGCTTCCAGAAACTGATAAACCAGCGTATATTCAGGGATTAATTGATGATGCAACACATAAAGGTGCTAAAATATTGAATGAAAAAGGAGGAAAACATACAGAGAATTATATTTTCCCTGCAGTTCTTTATCCTGTAGATAAAAGTATGCGTGTGTATCATGAAGAACAATTTGGACCTGTTGTGCCAATTATTTCGTTCAAAGATATAAATGAACCTCTTGAAGATATGGCCGAATCAAACTATGGACAACAAGTAAGTTTATTCGGGAAAGATATTAAAACTTTGGCACCGCTTATCGATGCTTTAGTAAATTTAGTTTGTAGAGTAAACCTGAATAGTTCTTGTCAGAGAGGACCGGATGCATTCCCATTTACTGGTCGTAAAGATTCTGCTGTAGGAACTTTGAGTATTCCTGATGCTTTGCGCTCATTTTCAATTCGTACGTTCGTGGCTTCAAAAGATATCGCTTATAATAATGAAATTCTGCAAGAGCTATTAAATAGCAAAGAATCGAATTTTATAAATACCGATTATATTTTGTAA
- a CDS encoding rhodanese-like domain-containing protein, giving the protein MNLSQEDWVNQLNADENAVILDVRTEDEFNDGYIENAVNIDINKGQGFIYEIEELDKNKNYYVYCRSGARSAKACQIMNELGINNAYNLLGGILDWEGETVNP; this is encoded by the coding sequence ATGAATTTATCACAAGAAGATTGGGTTAATCAGCTTAACGCTGACGAGAATGCAGTTATACTTGACGTAAGAACTGAAGACGAATTTAATGACGGCTATATCGAAAATGCTGTAAATATCGACATTAATAAAGGACAAGGTTTTATTTATGAAATCGAAGAATTAGATAAAAACAAAAACTATTATGTGTATTGTCGTTCTGGTGCCAGAAGTGCTAAAGCATGTCAGATAATGAATGAGTTAGGTATAAATAATGCCTACAATTTGCTTGGTGGAATCCTGGACTGGGAAGGGGAAACAGTGAATCCATAA
- a CDS encoding Crp/Fnr family transcriptional regulator — MQNSLKNIFPNFSNELISTIEENGSLQHYEAGTILMRTGQYIKNTVLITKGKIKIYREGEDGGEFLMYYLQPGQACAISMICATKSEKSQIMAKVVEDVSVMMIPLQMMDKWMMEHRSWYEFVIETYRNRFEEVLEVVDNIAFRSMDERLEFYLKRHSDACGCSEVNLSHQEIASELNTSREVVSRLLKKMEQRGLVKLNRNQIELLK; from the coding sequence ATGCAAAATTCATTAAAAAATATATTCCCGAATTTCTCTAACGAACTTATTTCGACAATCGAAGAAAATGGAAGTTTGCAGCATTATGAAGCCGGAACCATCTTAATGCGAACCGGACAATATATTAAGAATACTGTTTTGATCACCAAAGGAAAAATCAAAATCTATCGTGAAGGCGAAGATGGCGGTGAATTTCTAATGTATTATTTGCAACCAGGTCAGGCTTGCGCCATTTCGATGATTTGCGCTACCAAAAGCGAGAAAAGTCAGATTATGGCAAAAGTTGTCGAAGACGTTTCTGTAATGATGATTCCGTTGCAAATGATGGACAAATGGATGATGGAACACAGATCTTGGTACGAATTCGTAATCGAAACTTATAGAAATCGATTCGAAGAAGTCTTAGAAGTTGTTGACAATATCGCTTTCCGTTCTATGGACGAACGTTTAGAATTCTACCTAAAAAGACATTCCGACGCTTGTGGATGTTCCGAAGTAAATTTGTCACACCAAGAAATCGCCTCAGAATTAAATACCTCAAGAGAAGTTGTTTCGAGATTACTCAAAAAAATGGAACAAAGAGGTTTGGTCAAACTAAACCGAAACCAAATTGAACTTTTGAAATAG
- a CDS encoding sulfite exporter TauE/SafE family protein — MEYLGYFASIIIGISLGLIGGGGSILTIPILVYLFKVNPEQATSYSLFIVGLTALSGSYSHYKMGNLKLKSALYFAIPSVISILIIREVIFPQIASTLFSVASYSVSKDFLIMIIFSILMITAAISMIRKNKTEIKATETNYTQLSIIGFIVGIITGFLGAGGGFLIIPALLFFANLPMKQAVGTSLLIITINSSIGFGGDLYIGTPIDYTFLLGVSGMALFGMLIGSQLSKKIDGTKLKPIFGWFVLVMGFYIITKEVLF; from the coding sequence ATGGAATATTTAGGTTATTTTGCTTCAATCATCATCGGGATTTCACTTGGCTTAATTGGCGGTGGCGGATCAATATTGACAATTCCTATTTTGGTGTATTTGTTTAAAGTAAATCCGGAACAAGCAACTTCATATTCCTTATTTATTGTTGGATTAACCGCTTTATCCGGAAGTTATAGCCATTATAAAATGGGAAACTTGAAACTGAAATCAGCATTATATTTTGCAATTCCTTCAGTGATTTCGATTCTGATAATCCGTGAAGTCATATTTCCTCAAATCGCTTCAACCTTGTTTTCTGTGGCTTCTTATTCAGTTTCCAAAGATTTTCTGATCATGATAATCTTTTCGATATTAATGATTACAGCGGCAATTTCGATGATTAGAAAAAACAAAACCGAAATAAAAGCAACCGAAACAAATTACACACAACTAAGTATAATAGGTTTCATCGTTGGAATCATAACTGGATTTCTTGGCGCTGGCGGTGGATTTCTAATAATTCCTGCTTTGTTGTTTTTTGCCAATTTACCAATGAAACAAGCCGTTGGAACATCATTATTGATTATCACGATAAATTCTTCAATAGGTTTTGGAGGCGATTTATACATCGGAACTCCCATCGATTACACCTTTTTATTAGGCGTTTCCGGAATGGCACTTTTCGGAATGTTAATTGGAAGTCAGCTTTCTAAAAAAATAGATGGTACAAAACTTAAACCCATTTTTGGATGGTTTGTTCTCGTAATGGGATTTTATATTATTACAAAAGAGGTTTTATTTTAG
- a CDS encoding helix-turn-helix transcriptional regulator, with the protein MSTAIKQKHIGRNISRIRELRGMKQEALAEAIGISQQSVSSIESSEEVETKRLVEIAKALGVTVEAIENFSEESVFNFFNNFYDNSSSQGNSFNQGMFATFNPLDKVVELYERLIQAEKELVQAEKEKVEYLENLLKK; encoded by the coding sequence ATGAGCACAGCAATAAAACAAAAACATATCGGACGAAATATAAGCCGAATCAGAGAACTTCGAGGAATGAAACAAGAAGCACTTGCAGAAGCTATTGGAATAAGTCAACAAAGTGTTTCCAGCATTGAATCAAGCGAGGAAGTTGAGACTAAAAGACTTGTAGAAATTGCAAAAGCGCTTGGAGTTACAGTTGAAGCAATTGAAAATTTTTCGGAAGAATCAGTTTTTAATTTTTTTAATAATTTCTACGATAATAGTTCAAGCCAAGGAAATAGTTTCAATCAAGGTATGTTTGCTACTTTTAATCCATTGGATAAAGTAGTTGAACTTTACGAACGTTTGATTCAGGCTGAAAAAGAATTAGTTCAGGCGGAAAAAGAAAAGGTTGAATATCTTGAAAATCTTTTGAAAAAATAG
- a CDS encoding glucose 1-dehydrogenase, protein MENLGKLNGKVALITGASKGIGAGIAKAYANQGATVIVNYASSKSDADKVVQEITANGGKAIAIQGNVEKSADVKRIFEEIVKSFGKLDILVNNAGVYKFAGIDDITEESFHNMFNINVLGSILTIQQAVKLFGDKGGVIINTGSIVSTLDMPTTLIYTQTKYAVDAMTRILAKELGPKNIRINSINPGLIETEGSHSSGVMNGDAEKWHVSETPLGRVGKPEDIAKVVVFLASEDSYWITGETIAVSGGQR, encoded by the coding sequence ATGGAAAATTTAGGAAAATTAAACGGGAAAGTTGCATTAATAACTGGCGCATCAAAAGGGATTGGTGCCGGTATCGCAAAAGCATACGCAAATCAGGGCGCAACTGTAATCGTAAATTATGCAAGTAGTAAAAGTGATGCTGATAAAGTCGTTCAGGAAATAACTGCGAATGGCGGAAAAGCAATTGCAATACAAGGGAATGTCGAAAAATCGGCAGATGTAAAACGCATTTTTGAAGAAATCGTAAAATCATTTGGTAAACTGGATATTCTGGTAAATAATGCCGGTGTTTATAAATTTGCAGGAATTGATGATATTACGGAAGAATCGTTTCACAATATGTTTAATATTAATGTATTGGGAAGCATTCTTACGATTCAGCAAGCGGTGAAATTATTTGGAGACAAAGGTGGCGTAATCATTAATACGGGTTCTATAGTTTCGACGCTTGATATGCCAACTACGTTAATTTATACGCAGACAAAATATGCTGTTGATGCAATGACACGTATTCTTGCCAAAGAACTTGGTCCGAAGAATATACGTATCAATTCTATAAATCCTGGACTGATCGAAACGGAAGGTTCTCATAGTTCTGGAGTTATGAATGGAGATGCAGAGAAATGGCATGTTTCTGAAACTCCACTTGGACGAGTTGGAAAACCAGAAGATATTGCAAAAGTTGTTGTATTTCTTGCTTCCGAAGATTCTTATTGGATTACTGGCGAAACTATTGCCGTTTCTGGTGGACAACGCTAA
- a CDS encoding Crp/Fnr family transcriptional regulator, with protein MEDLTLFIENINKKVVLLPDEMDVLLSEFKVRKIKKRQFIVQPEFVNKHRTYVLEGSFRAYVVDEKGTEHTIQFAIEDWWIADYNSYIYQTPATMFIVALEDSVILQINHEAEQKLKSSSHNLETLFRLMAEKSAAFYARRIIAMLTQNAEQRYSEFLEKFPKVAQRLPQYALASYLNMTTEFLSKIRNEKVKKKG; from the coding sequence ATGGAAGATCTGACGTTATTTATTGAAAACATTAATAAGAAAGTTGTTTTGTTACCAGACGAAATGGATGTTTTATTGTCTGAATTTAAAGTTCGGAAAATAAAGAAAAGACAATTTATTGTACAACCGGAATTTGTAAACAAACACAGAACTTATGTTCTTGAAGGATCTTTTCGGGCTTATGTTGTCGATGAAAAAGGTACGGAACATACGATTCAGTTTGCGATTGAAGATTGGTGGATCGCGGATTATAATAGTTATATATACCAAACTCCGGCAACGATGTTTATTGTTGCGCTTGAAGATAGTGTGATTCTACAAATAAATCATGAAGCCGAGCAGAAACTGAAATCATCCAGTCATAATCTGGAAACATTATTTCGTTTAATGGCCGAAAAATCGGCGGCATTTTATGCGCGTCGGATTATTGCAATGCTTACCCAAAATGCAGAACAACGTTATAGTGAGTTTCTGGAAAAGTTTCCAAAAGTTGCGCAACGCCTTCCACAATACGCTCTTGCGTCTTATCTTAATATGACAACAGAGTTTTTATCTAAGATACGTAATGAAAAAGTCAAGAAAAAAGGTTGA
- a CDS encoding barstar family protein codes for MVEFKNEPKTWGRLDFEILFHGFLKPYSDYKVLENDIIWLKSEGYKIIQFDCEEWTNKEIMHNALHGQFDFPNYYGHNWDALQECLNEIEIQDNGLVVLFDNLDKINIKIAHTLIDVFVSSAQRHLIFSERLLVLFKVESRNFPLNPYGASKLYWY; via the coding sequence ATGGTAGAATTTAAAAATGAACCCAAAACTTGGGGAAGATTAGATTTTGAGATTCTGTTTCATGGTTTTTTAAAACCATATTCAGATTATAAAGTTTTAGAAAATGATATTATTTGGCTTAAATCAGAAGGTTATAAAATAATTCAATTTGATTGTGAAGAATGGACAAATAAAGAAATTATGCATAATGCTTTACATGGTCAATTTGATTTTCCAAATTATTATGGACATAATTGGGATGCGTTACAAGAATGCTTAAATGAAATTGAAATTCAGGATAATGGTTTAGTTGTTCTATTTGATAATTTGGATAAAATAAATATAAAAATAGCTCATACTTTAATTGATGTGTTTGTCTCAAGTGCGCAAAGACATCTAATATTTTCGGAAAGACTTTTAGTACTGTTTAAAGTTGAAAGTCGAAATTTTCCATTAAATCCTTATGGAGCAAGCAAATTGTATTGGTATTAG
- the cydB gene encoding cytochrome d ubiquinol oxidase subunit II → MEFFWYVVLMGILAVYIVLDGYDFGAGIIHLFFAKTEKDKKAITNAIGPFWDANEVWIIAAGGVLFFAFPTLYASSFSGFYLPLIMILWLLIFRAIGLEMRGQVHHPMWETIWDKAFGIASLLLALFFGIALGNIVRGVNLGMVTNGVSTQEAHFFFLPLWNPTFSPQANELGIIDWFTLFLGIVSVVALTIHGANWIIFKTNSSLNTQLKNVVFKLNIVLLILVCISLQIWHFIEPKPFHNFIETPILWFFPLMTFVGILGLFKVRSFKKDGHGFIFSTLFLVGGFASTAVSIFPNVLPSTNNVNPSLTIYNTAAGEYGLNAGMSWFFIALFLVIIYFIIQYRVFSGKMDDIGYGEH, encoded by the coding sequence ATGGAATTTTTTTGGTACGTTGTTTTAATGGGAATTCTGGCCGTTTATATTGTTTTAGACGGTTACGATTTTGGAGCAGGAATAATTCATTTATTTTTTGCCAAAACAGAAAAAGATAAAAAAGCAATCACAAATGCAATCGGTCCGTTTTGGGATGCCAACGAAGTTTGGATTATCGCGGCTGGAGGAGTTTTGTTTTTTGCTTTTCCAACTTTATACGCTTCGTCTTTCAGCGGATTTTATTTGCCGTTGATTATGATTTTATGGCTTCTGATTTTCCGTGCAATCGGGTTGGAAATGCGCGGACAAGTGCATCATCCAATGTGGGAAACTATTTGGGATAAAGCGTTTGGAATCGCAAGTTTGCTTTTGGCTTTGTTTTTCGGGATCGCTTTAGGAAATATCGTTCGTGGCGTGAATCTCGGAATGGTTACAAACGGAGTTTCTACACAAGAAGCGCATTTTTTCTTTTTGCCTTTATGGAATCCTACTTTTAGTCCGCAAGCAAATGAATTAGGAATTATCGATTGGTTTACTTTATTTCTTGGAATTGTAAGTGTGGTCGCTTTGACGATTCACGGTGCAAACTGGATTATCTTTAAAACGAATTCTTCTTTAAATACACAACTTAAGAATGTGGTGTTTAAACTGAATATCGTTCTTTTGATTTTGGTTTGTATTTCCTTGCAAATCTGGCATTTTATTGAACCAAAACCATTTCATAATTTTATTGAAACACCAATTCTTTGGTTTTTTCCTCTAATGACTTTTGTTGGTATTTTAGGTTTATTCAAAGTGCGTTCGTTTAAAAAAGACGGTCACGGATTTATATTTTCGACCTTGTTTTTAGTTGGCGGATTTGCCTCAACAGCAGTTTCGATTTTTCCGAATGTTTTGCCTTCGACCAATAATGTAAATCCATCATTAACGATTTACAACACCGCAGCCGGAGAATATGGATTGAATGCCGGAATGAGCTGGTTTTTTATCGCTTTGTTTCTGGTGATTATTTATTTTATTATTCAATATCGCGTTTTTAGCGGGAAAATGGATGATATTGGATATGGAGAACATTAA
- a CDS encoding cytochrome ubiquinol oxidase subunit I, with product MEEMLFYDRMQFAFTITFHYLFPQLTMGLSLIIVYFKWKYLKTQNEQYNHATHFWMKIFALNFAMGVVTGIPMEFQFGTNWAKFSELTGGIIGQTLAMEGMFSFFLESSFLGLFLFGEKLLGHKWHFVTGLLICIGSWASGFLIIATHSWMQNPVGYEILENGKFVLNNFQALFLNPWLWPSYLHNQAASLVTSSFVVAGIGSFYILSKKNVSFGRLFLKTGVIFGLISSIIVAVPTGDLLAKNVVKYQPVTFAGMEGIFHTEKKGSEIVLIGQPDVKDKKLDNKIAVPNILSFLTYGNWNQEIKGLDKFEEDLHPTNISGLYYAYHIMVGLGTLFIGLMVLALFQLIRGKLFETKWILWSLMFMMPFPYIANTTGWYTAELGRQPWLVYNLLRTASGASPTVSSGNTLFTLLGFIGLYLLLGMLFLLLIGKIINKGPHNVELNSEKI from the coding sequence ATGGAAGAAATGCTTTTTTATGACCGAATGCAATTCGCCTTCACAATTACCTTTCACTATCTTTTTCCGCAACTTACAATGGGTCTTTCGCTGATCATTGTTTATTTTAAGTGGAAATATCTAAAAACTCAAAACGAACAATATAATCACGCCACGCATTTCTGGATGAAAATTTTTGCCCTGAATTTTGCGATGGGCGTTGTAACCGGAATCCCAATGGAGTTTCAATTTGGAACCAATTGGGCAAAATTTTCCGAGCTAACTGGCGGAATCATTGGTCAGACTTTAGCAATGGAAGGAATGTTTTCTTTCTTTCTTGAATCCTCATTTTTAGGTTTATTTTTATTTGGAGAAAAACTCCTTGGACATAAATGGCATTTTGTAACCGGATTATTAATTTGCATTGGTTCCTGGGCAAGCGGATTTTTAATTATTGCAACACATTCGTGGATGCAGAATCCTGTAGGTTATGAAATTCTGGAAAACGGAAAATTTGTCCTTAATAATTTTCAGGCGTTATTCTTAAATCCGTGGTTGTGGCCTTCATATTTACACAATCAGGCTGCTTCATTAGTGACGAGTTCATTTGTTGTGGCGGGAATTGGATCTTTTTATATTTTAAGCAAAAAGAATGTTTCCTTTGGGAGATTGTTTCTTAAAACGGGCGTTATTTTCGGATTGATTTCGAGTATAATTGTAGCGGTTCCAACGGGAGATTTATTGGCTAAAAATGTAGTAAAATATCAACCTGTAACTTTTGCCGGAATGGAAGGAATTTTCCATACCGAAAAGAAAGGTTCTGAAATTGTCCTGATTGGTCAGCCTGACGTAAAAGACAAAAAACTAGACAATAAAATTGCAGTTCCAAATATTCTGAGTTTCCTAACTTACGGAAATTGGAATCAGGAAATTAAAGGTTTAGATAAATTCGAAGAAGATTTGCATCCAACCAATATTTCGGGGTTGTATTATGCGTATCATATTATGGTAGGTTTAGGAACGCTTTTTATTGGATTAATGGTTTTGGCACTTTTTCAATTAATCAGAGGGAAATTATTCGAAACCAAATGGATTTTATGGTCGCTCATGTTTATGATGCCATTTCCGTATATCGCAAATACAACCGGCTGGTACACCGCCGAATTAGGAAGACAACCTTGGCTCGTTTATAATTTATTACGAACAGCATCCGGTGCTTCACCAACGGTTTCGTCCGGAAATACCTTATTTACTTTACTGGGTTTTATAGGATTGTATCTTTTACTGGGAATGTTGTTTTTGCTTTTGATTGGAAAAATCATCAATAAAGGACCTCATAATGTTGAACTGAATTCAGAAAAAATATAA
- a CDS encoding HD domain-containing protein, with the protein MKTEDLLNQIAFIKEIDKVKYIQRRTKLFNSDRNENDAEHSWHLALMAIVLAEHSNEPIDVLKVVKMVLIHDIVEIDAGDIFLYDTQINHDNTDQERLAANRIFGLLPKNQADEMIAIWEEFETGETNEAKFARSMDRLEPLLQNTSNNGGTWKEFGVPYSKVYEKKSVIKEGSREIWNYAEGLINESVEKGILKK; encoded by the coding sequence ATGAAAACAGAAGATTTATTGAATCAAATTGCTTTTATAAAAGAGATTGATAAAGTAAAATACATTCAGCGAAGAACGAAGCTTTTTAATAGCGACCGAAACGAAAATGACGCTGAACACAGTTGGCATTTAGCTTTGATGGCAATTGTTTTGGCAGAACATTCAAATGAGCCAATAGATGTTTTGAAAGTGGTAAAAATGGTTTTGATACATGATATTGTTGAAATCGATGCCGGAGATATTTTCTTATATGATACCCAAATAAATCACGATAATACCGACCAAGAAAGATTGGCAGCAAATCGTATTTTTGGTTTATTACCTAAAAATCAAGCCGACGAAATGATTGCAATTTGGGAAGAATTTGAAACCGGAGAAACCAACGAAGCAAAGTTCGCAAGATCAATGGACAGATTAGAACCTTTATTGCAAAATACTTCAAATAACGGAGGAACCTGGAAAGAATTTGGCGTGCCTTATAGTAAGGTTTACGAAAAAAAGAGCGTCATAAAAGAAGGTTCCCGAGAAATATGGAATTACGCAGAAGGATTAATAAACGAAAGCGTAGAAAAAGGAATCTTGAAAAAATGA
- a CDS encoding MBL fold metallo-hydrolase: MKIEQIYTGCLAQGAYYITSNGEAAIIDPLREIQPYLDRLERDNVKLKYIFETHFHADFVSGHIDLSKETQAPIVYGPNAACEFDCISAKDGQEFKIGNITIKALHTPGHTMESTTYLLIDENGKDHAIFSGDTLFIGDVGRPDLAQKAAGMTQDQLAGILFHSLRDKIMTLADDVIVYPAHGAGSACGKNMSKETVSTIGNQKATNYALRENMTEAEFITEVTDGLLPPPAYFSMNVAMNKGGYESFESVLHNGMKAIKAEDFEAVAEETGALILDTRKNVDFYKGFIPQSINIGINGDFAPWVGTLIADVKQPIILVTETGLEEETVTRLSRVGFDAIVGHLEGGFEAWQKAGFEIDTVNRISAEQFASQLNLKEDKVIDIRKETEYSAEHIDEAYNKPLAFINDWVKDIDPNEHFYLHCAAGYRSMIASSILQARGFRNFTEIEGGFGAISKTNIPKSDFVCQSKVL, translated from the coding sequence ATGAAAATAGAACAAATTTACACCGGATGTCTAGCGCAAGGTGCTTATTATATTACTTCAAATGGTGAAGCGGCCATTATTGATCCGCTTAGAGAAATTCAGCCTTACTTAGATCGTTTAGAGCGCGATAATGTAAAATTGAAATATATTTTTGAAACGCATTTTCACGCAGATTTCGTTTCCGGTCATATCGATTTGAGCAAGGAAACTCAGGCTCCAATAGTTTACGGACCAAATGCGGCTTGTGAATTTGATTGCATTTCTGCCAAAGACGGACAGGAATTCAAAATTGGAAATATTACTATCAAAGCGTTGCATACTCCGGGTCACACAATGGAAAGTACAACGTATTTACTAATTGACGAAAACGGAAAAGATCATGCGATTTTCTCTGGAGATACTTTGTTTATTGGTGATGTTGGTCGTCCTGATTTGGCTCAAAAAGCTGCGGGAATGACTCAGGATCAATTAGCGGGAATTTTATTTCATTCGCTAAGAGACAAAATCATGACTCTTGCAGATGATGTAATCGTTTATCCTGCGCACGGAGCAGGAAGTGCTTGTGGGAAAAACATGAGTAAAGAAACGGTTTCGACTATCGGGAATCAAAAAGCTACTAATTACGCTTTACGCGAAAATATGACTGAAGCCGAATTCATCACCGAAGTAACAGACGGATTATTACCTCCGCCAGCTTATTTTAGTATGAATGTGGCAATGAACAAAGGTGGTTATGAAAGTTTCGAATCGGTTTTGCATAACGGAATGAAAGCTATTAAAGCGGAAGATTTTGAGGCTGTAGCCGAAGAAACCGGAGCTTTGATTCTGGACACTCGAAAAAATGTTGATTTCTACAAAGGATTTATTCCGCAATCTATCAATATTGGTATTAACGGAGATTTTGCGCCGTGGGTTGGAACTTTGATTGCCGATGTAAAACAACCTATTATATTAGTTACAGAAACCGGTCTTGAAGAAGAAACTGTAACACGTTTAAGCCGTGTAGGTTTTGATGCAATTGTTGGACATCTTGAAGGTGGTTTTGAAGCCTGGCAGAAAGCCGGTTTTGAAATTGATACGGTAAACCGAATTTCGGCTGAACAATTTGCGAGTCAATTAAATCTTAAAGAAGATAAAGTAATCGACATTCGAAAAGAAACCGAATATAGCGCTGAACATATTGATGAAGCTTACAATAAACCGTTGGCTTTTATTAATGATTGGGTAAAAGATATTGATCCAAATGAGCATTTCTATTTGCATTGTGCTGCAGGATACAGAAGTATGATTGCTTCTTCGATTTTGCAAGCTCGCGGTTTTAGAAATTTCACTGAAATTGAAGGCGGTTTTGGAGCGATTTCAAAAACCAATATTCCAAAATCAGATTTCGTTTGTCAGAGTAAAGTATTATAA
- a CDS encoding YeeE/YedE thiosulfate transporter family protein: MLEIIKEPWPWYVSGPLIGLTVPILLIIGNKSFGISSSLRHICAACIPANISFFKYDWKKESWNLFFVFGIFLGGIIAANFLANPNPVEITTKLSEQLASYGITDHSGLLPKELFSWESLFTLRGFIMIVVGGFLVGFGTRYAGGCTSGHAIMGISNLQWPSLVATICFMIGGFIMANLILPYILSL, translated from the coding sequence ATGTTAGAAATAATAAAAGAACCTTGGCCTTGGTATGTTTCAGGTCCGTTAATTGGGTTGACTGTTCCTATTTTATTGATTATCGGAAACAAATCTTTCGGGATTAGTTCGTCATTACGACATATTTGTGCGGCTTGTATTCCGGCAAATATTTCATTCTTTAAATACGATTGGAAAAAAGAAAGTTGGAATTTATTCTTCGTTTTCGGAATTTTTCTTGGCGGAATTATCGCTGCAAATTTTCTGGCAAATCCAAATCCGGTTGAAATTACCACTAAACTTTCTGAGCAATTAGCCTCTTACGGAATCACGGATCATTCGGGATTATTACCAAAAGAACTTTTTTCGTGGGAAAGCTTATTTACGCTTCGTGGTTTTATTATGATTGTTGTTGGCGGATTTCTGGTTGGTTTTGGAACGCGTTATGCAGGCGGATGTACAAGTGGTCATGCTATTATGGGAATTTCGAATTTGCAATGGCCTTCATTAGTTGCTACAATCTGTTTTATGATTGGTGGTTTTATTATGGCTAATTTGATTCTGCCTTACATACTTTCACTTTAA